In the genome of Rhizobium etli 8C-3, one region contains:
- a CDS encoding HEPN domain-containing protein, whose amino-acid sequence MGQERPPEQGPAFEAMMAEIDSKLIDEAVDIPARPMLALREISMKYGISIPIAAPRARLPPELQENVAIGEAIDQWYKGNYGERLKTNPCPGKTVVLLDGDLYVLQVPRIFGRVNFVLTREWLENPGLGRGPVTCNITQLVDELTAAKAARLSDAALVAIDKAFKIALPAAFTLESTKHGLISIARGDVEMAVSNLMARSGRFGESKWASLQAAEKVLKAAIDLVGIKFKFTHGLAELCQTLLNSGLAFDACAQVAAIQCKPGIRYGDEPCSRDEALRAHQASLELVNILRDAGAKFSIGIGGFTPKRG is encoded by the coding sequence ATGGGACAGGAACGACCACCCGAACAGGGGCCAGCATTCGAGGCAATGATGGCCGAGATTGACTCCAAGCTGATAGATGAGGCAGTAGACATCCCAGCGCGACCCATGCTGGCCCTCCGCGAGATTTCGATGAAATACGGAATCAGCATTCCGATCGCCGCGCCTCGGGCACGTTTGCCGCCAGAACTGCAGGAAAATGTGGCGATCGGAGAGGCAATCGACCAATGGTATAAGGGTAATTACGGCGAAAGGCTCAAGACAAATCCCTGCCCGGGGAAGACCGTAGTCCTGCTTGATGGCGATCTGTACGTCTTGCAGGTTCCACGAATCTTCGGTCGGGTGAATTTCGTGCTCACGCGCGAATGGTTAGAAAATCCCGGTTTGGGGCGGGGCCCCGTCACCTGCAATATTACCCAACTCGTCGATGAATTGACCGCCGCAAAAGCAGCGAGGCTATCGGATGCCGCGCTAGTCGCGATCGACAAAGCATTTAAAATAGCGTTGCCGGCCGCATTTACGCTGGAGAGTACCAAGCACGGTTTGATTTCGATCGCACGCGGTGATGTCGAGATGGCGGTCAGCAATTTGATGGCGCGAAGCGGACGCTTCGGGGAGTCCAAATGGGCCTCCCTTCAGGCTGCGGAGAAAGTATTAAAAGCGGCTATCGACCTTGTCGGTATCAAGTTCAAGTTTACCCATGGTCTGGCGGAGCTTTGCCAAACCCTTTTGAATTCTGGTCTTGCTTTCGACGCGTGCGCTCAGGTGGCAGCAATCCAATGCAAACCGGGAATCCGATATGGCGATGAGCCCTGCAGTCGTGATGAAGCGCTACGTGCGCATCAGGCATCGCTCGAACTGGTGAACATTTTGCGGGACGCAGGCGCGAAGTTTTCGATTGGGATCGGAGGCTTCACCCCGAAAAGAGGTTGA
- a CDS encoding abortive infection family protein, producing the protein MASIRRDLDAKKPHATLDRLHTYCMKRFASLVRKHGGGECGHDDPLHSRVGRYVKHFGAQRNLLQMLERIIKSSISVFEAMNDIRNNKSLAHDNPELIDHDEARFIFDSITAILRSVDGRRFED; encoded by the coding sequence GTGGCATCGATCCGAAGGGACCTAGACGCCAAGAAACCGCACGCAACTCTCGACCGGCTTCACACATACTGCATGAAGCGGTTTGCCTCCCTCGTCCGGAAGCATGGCGGCGGAGAGTGCGGACATGACGATCCCCTGCATTCCAGGGTGGGCCGCTACGTCAAGCACTTTGGCGCGCAACGCAACCTCTTGCAGATGTTGGAGCGGATCATCAAGAGCTCGATTAGTGTCTTCGAAGCTATGAACGACATCCGCAATAACAAGTCCCTCGCGCACGACAATCCCGAACTGATCGATCACGATGAAGCTCGCTTCATCTTCGACAGCATCACTGCGATTCTTCGATCGGTAGATGGGCGGCGGTTCGAGGATTAG
- a CDS encoding sce7726 family protein produces MISIFPNRFLRPRIEEPKFEIRGQLADDAVKTGKNMKQRLLVTTDDAMMRQAVRTRLALAHAGEDAVIVDELKVSRGSCRMDVAVINGRIEGYEIKSDKDTLERLSRQAEMFGLVADRMTLVVGHKHLEKARTMVPGWWSIMTPSSVASDKLDLVIARRGRLNRKRDKRALIEALERDELIAMLEAHGIDKGYRTVSYHQLADHAAERLSRDEIALSVKKMLKVRARLGAAFGDRAFGRNAIICSEPSA; encoded by the coding sequence GTGATTTCCATATTCCCGAACCGTTTTCTAAGACCACGGATCGAGGAGCCGAAGTTTGAAATACGCGGTCAACTTGCAGACGATGCCGTGAAAACGGGAAAGAACATGAAGCAGCGCCTCCTAGTCACCACTGACGACGCCATGATGCGGCAGGCCGTGCGAACCCGGCTCGCCCTCGCGCATGCAGGTGAGGATGCTGTGATCGTCGATGAATTGAAAGTTTCCCGGGGAAGCTGCCGAATGGACGTCGCGGTTATCAATGGCCGCATTGAAGGTTACGAGATCAAGAGCGACAAGGACACCCTGGAAAGACTTTCGAGACAGGCTGAGATGTTCGGTCTCGTGGCTGATCGTATGACGCTCGTGGTCGGCCACAAACACCTGGAGAAGGCCCGCACGATGGTGCCAGGCTGGTGGTCTATCATGACCCCCTCATCGGTCGCTTCGGACAAACTGGACCTGGTAATCGCCAGGCGCGGTCGCTTAAACAGAAAGAGGGACAAGAGAGCGTTGATCGAAGCCCTCGAGCGAGATGAGTTGATTGCGATGCTTGAGGCGCACGGAATCGACAAGGGATACCGTACCGTAAGCTACCATCAATTAGCGGACCACGCGGCCGAGCGCCTCTCTCGCGACGAGATCGCCCTTTCCGTAAAGAAGATGCTCAAGGTCAGGGCACGTCTTGGTGCCGCTTTTGGCGACCGGGCCTTCGGGCGTAACGCGATTATCTGCTCAGAGCCATCTGCGTGA
- a CDS encoding beta family protein: MFDGRPYFPAMSTRVHEEFAYSKCPDDVKDAMVPIVTLTRYAKGETLLETATVLLEDLGSRPAIVDFDPEPKPTTSVEEATERRRRREITRAAAGQKAGRPRSEKELANDEKNRKKTEAFNRHIIELTDPTHGAVRWVDMISDLPQLIPVLRATSSEQISSQLEIVKRKGTRGAFRIKPGDAGQVAAFFQAVRYIRESAGSLLVIVDVEDIRGRFRAASAASTDFLSRLYEGLGDDVDRLETVLLSNSFPKTSLKDMPRRLEIEELGLHREISKTFSVGYGDYMSIPPRTSSIVAANGWFPHVDLVASNAWHICLYENNSDQTKYVAAAKDTTESDQWASRADCWGTSIIERVAEGDLTIDGKKFTTPTAWLSVRANQHITQMALSR, from the coding sequence ATGTTCGACGGACGACCATATTTCCCTGCGATGAGCACCAGGGTCCACGAAGAATTCGCCTACTCAAAATGCCCAGACGATGTGAAAGACGCGATGGTCCCGATCGTCACGCTAACGCGATACGCGAAAGGCGAGACACTTTTGGAGACTGCCACCGTCTTACTTGAAGACCTGGGCAGCCGTCCTGCGATCGTGGATTTTGATCCAGAGCCGAAACCAACCACTTCGGTTGAAGAAGCAACTGAGCGCCGACGTCGAAGGGAAATCACGAGGGCAGCCGCAGGACAGAAAGCGGGCCGGCCCCGGTCGGAAAAGGAATTGGCCAATGACGAGAAAAATCGGAAAAAGACAGAAGCGTTCAATCGGCATATAATAGAATTGACAGACCCCACTCATGGCGCTGTCAGGTGGGTCGATATGATTTCAGACTTGCCACAACTCATTCCCGTGCTCAGGGCGACGAGTTCGGAACAGATTTCGAGCCAGTTAGAAATAGTCAAACGGAAAGGCACACGCGGCGCATTTCGTATCAAGCCAGGCGACGCCGGTCAGGTGGCTGCGTTCTTCCAGGCCGTCCGTTACATCAGAGAAAGCGCGGGTTCGCTTCTTGTCATCGTCGACGTTGAAGACATCAGAGGTCGCTTCCGCGCAGCCTCCGCAGCCTCGACAGATTTCCTGTCACGCCTGTACGAGGGACTAGGCGACGATGTCGATCGGCTCGAGACCGTGCTGCTCTCGAACAGCTTCCCAAAAACCTCGTTGAAGGACATGCCACGCAGACTGGAAATCGAAGAACTGGGACTTCATCGCGAGATTTCGAAGACGTTTAGCGTCGGGTATGGCGACTACATGTCGATACCGCCGCGCACGTCGAGCATCGTCGCGGCGAACGGATGGTTTCCCCATGTCGATCTCGTCGCCTCGAATGCCTGGCATATCTGTCTTTATGAAAATAATAGCGACCAGACAAAATACGTTGCCGCCGCCAAGGACACGACGGAGAGCGATCAGTGGGCAAGCAGGGCGGACTGCTGGGGAACGTCGATCATCGAGCGCGTCGCGGAGGGAGACCTGACCATAGACGGCAAGAAGTTCACAACGCCGACTGCTTGGCTTTCAGTGAGGGCCAATCAGCATATCACGCAGATGGCTCTGAGCAGATAA
- a CDS encoding SH3 domain-containing protein: MRRKRRSRKQTKLTPAVVFLILGIGLIASFFHKSEAPSIEPQRLPAANQGVIDNRQTIAEETAETSAPTPSVTAVAPPGLPHAAAAVTRFVTGRRVALRSGPGKAYGILDRYDSGRELVVTETAGDWSKVRDGLTRREGWISTALLSDERPSTPQPDQREQRASNDADTRAGADPVIPAVPQISDSMVIQRIIAESISMYPGSCACPYNTDRGGRRCGKRSAYSRGGGYAPVCFAGDVSPGMIQSFRQQLNR; encoded by the coding sequence ATGCGGCGTAAGCGTCGTTCGCGAAAGCAAACCAAACTAACTCCGGCGGTCGTTTTCCTAATCCTCGGCATTGGGCTGATCGCCTCATTCTTTCACAAATCTGAAGCCCCTTCCATCGAGCCGCAACGTCTTCCCGCGGCGAACCAAGGCGTCATTGACAATAGGCAGACTATTGCGGAGGAGACCGCTGAGACGAGCGCCCCCACGCCTTCGGTCACGGCTGTCGCGCCGCCGGGGCTGCCGCACGCGGCTGCGGCCGTTACACGCTTCGTAACGGGCCGGAGGGTCGCCTTGCGCAGCGGACCCGGAAAGGCGTACGGCATACTTGACAGATATGACAGCGGCAGAGAGCTGGTGGTGACGGAAACCGCTGGCGACTGGTCGAAGGTCCGCGATGGGCTGACGAGGCGGGAAGGGTGGATTTCGACCGCGTTGCTTTCCGACGAGCGGCCGAGTACACCGCAGCCTGACCAGCGTGAACAAAGGGCGTCAAATGATGCAGATACGCGGGCGGGTGCCGACCCCGTCATACCAGCGGTGCCTCAGATTTCCGATTCCATGGTGATCCAAAGGATCATTGCCGAATCAATCTCCATGTATCCTGGGTCTTGCGCCTGCCCGTACAACACCGACCGTGGTGGGCGACGGTGCGGCAAGCGGAGCGCCTATAGTCGCGGAGGCGGGTATGCACCGGTCTGTTTCGCGGGCGATGTTTCTCCAGGCATGATCCAATCGTTTCGACAGCAGTTGAACAGGTAA
- a CDS encoding OmpA family protein has translation MTPENAGQIETKGYNRGLILGFTMAESLLLVVFCLLLVTAAIIVKERQRAEDAIKQLSVVTETSNQQDQQIEELKAEVAALASKLPEVEQAAYDEDWRELVLQKDTYQRIKEVLGQKDAADILKRVEALIAAEQRAADLQKDNDLLNEQQRDLASRLTVALKELESQEAELAKLTASGKPHEWPPIISLAEANGYFFRSGSAELSTSFTDQLNGSISDQIAKNLESYGADIVEVIGHTDEQPLSRLNSNLDKNSIDVLSSRKAITTLEPADNAGLGLARAISVANILRANKSLSGITVLPLSAAQLILPGDTLTAGQAGNVETRRRIEIRIRRREAAVQ, from the coding sequence ATGACGCCGGAGAACGCCGGCCAGATTGAGACCAAGGGCTACAATCGCGGGCTCATCCTCGGTTTTACGATGGCGGAATCCCTGCTTCTAGTCGTTTTCTGCCTACTGTTGGTGACCGCGGCGATCATCGTGAAGGAACGCCAGCGGGCCGAGGACGCGATCAAGCAACTGTCAGTTGTCACCGAAACAAGCAATCAGCAGGATCAGCAGATTGAGGAACTCAAGGCCGAAGTCGCGGCCCTCGCCAGCAAATTGCCGGAGGTGGAGCAAGCTGCGTACGACGAAGACTGGCGCGAACTCGTCCTGCAGAAGGACACTTATCAACGCATCAAGGAGGTCCTCGGTCAGAAGGATGCCGCCGATATCCTCAAGCGTGTTGAGGCTCTCATAGCCGCAGAGCAGCGGGCGGCGGATTTACAAAAGGACAACGACCTACTCAACGAACAGCAGCGCGATCTGGCGTCCCGGTTGACAGTCGCCCTCAAGGAGTTGGAATCCCAAGAGGCGGAGCTTGCGAAGCTCACCGCGTCTGGAAAACCGCACGAGTGGCCGCCGATCATTAGCCTGGCCGAAGCCAATGGCTATTTCTTCCGCTCCGGCAGCGCCGAGCTGTCCACCTCATTCACAGACCAGCTGAATGGATCGATTTCCGACCAGATTGCGAAAAACCTCGAGAGCTACGGTGCCGACATCGTCGAAGTGATTGGCCACACAGATGAGCAGCCGCTCTCGCGGCTGAATTCCAACCTCGACAAGAATTCCATCGATGTTCTGTCGTCCAGGAAAGCGATTACGACCCTCGAGCCGGCGGACAATGCCGGGCTTGGGCTCGCCCGTGCGATCTCGGTCGCCAATATCCTTAGGGCGAACAAGTCGCTGTCCGGGATCACCGTCCTGCCTCTGTCGGCCGCGCAGCTTATCCTGCCTGGCGACACGCTCACCGCTGGCCAAGCAGGCAACGTCGAAACCCGCAGGCGCATCGAAATCAGAATCCGACGGCGCGAGGCGGCGGTGCAATAA
- a CDS encoding thermonuclease family protein, which produces MFGISRVSAHLPFLHFWRTSGCKIVPSKINLFREEGPVLFSRILAIAFLLFLTVEGVSAASNVRVIDGDTIDLDGVRYRLHGIDAPEAGQVCRSADGGEWSCGQAAVRKMESLVLGHNVTCTHHEKDMYGRWVASCLADGVDINGEMIASGLAWAFRKYSVDYVKEEEIAHAGHVGVWQADTQTPWDFRSHKWDNALSVAPAGSCPIKGNINSKQEKIYHAPWSKDYAKTKIDTRKGERWFCTEGEAIAAGWRPPQWGK; this is translated from the coding sequence ATGTTCGGCATATCTCGCGTCTCGGCGCATTTACCATTTCTTCATTTTTGGCGGACTTCAGGTTGCAAAATCGTACCCTCTAAAATAAACCTATTCCGCGAAGAGGGACCTGTTTTGTTTTCCAGAATTTTGGCGATCGCATTCCTGCTGTTTCTGACAGTGGAGGGCGTTTCTGCGGCTTCAAATGTGCGCGTAATTGACGGTGATACGATCGACCTGGACGGCGTTCGTTACCGTCTTCATGGCATAGACGCACCCGAAGCGGGGCAGGTTTGCAGGTCGGCGGACGGTGGCGAATGGTCTTGCGGCCAGGCGGCGGTCCGTAAGATGGAAAGTCTTGTCCTCGGCCACAATGTCACGTGCACGCATCACGAGAAAGACATGTACGGCCGATGGGTTGCGAGCTGTCTCGCCGACGGCGTCGATATCAATGGTGAAATGATTGCCTCCGGTTTGGCGTGGGCCTTTCGGAAGTATTCCGTCGACTATGTCAAAGAGGAAGAGATTGCCCATGCTGGCCACGTCGGCGTCTGGCAGGCTGACACGCAGACGCCGTGGGATTTCCGATCCCACAAATGGGATAATGCACTCTCGGTCGCGCCTGCGGGCAGTTGCCCCATAAAGGGGAACATCAACAGCAAACAAGAGAAAATCTACCACGCGCCGTGGTCGAAGGACTACGCGAAGACAAAGATCGACACCCGCAAGGGCGAGCGATGGTTCTGCACCGAAGGCGAGGCCATCGCAGCCGGATGGCGGCCGCCCCAGTGGGGCAAATGA
- a CDS encoding DEAD/DEAH box helicase, with product MPVTFIPTIGRRENDAVANNLVRAVRAGEVFGQAEKIVLYAGWPQVKDYDGRTHSSDLTVVGEAHGIKLVKISLSSDKADVKRDAISILQAAATTESLMGKSLQLKKKRRLIFDVVPIIYAPNIDPKQYDNEEVEFAGSEGELFRLLKEESGVLDGTQIAEVQAIIEGAKALGQIVDAEEDEEVHPIARAYRDLEAVIYNFDATQRSVALTAIQGPQRIRGLAGTGKTVILAMKAALAHIENPNAKILITYYTRSLRDIIERLITRFHRHFAEVDPNWDNVHVRHGWGRQNLPGVYRDTCIREGVSPKSYNEVSNVSDPFGTVCRDLVDRGVVAPYYDVILVDEGQDFPDGFYQMCFYLAKGERDRKQIIWAYDELQNVFDVKVREPEQLFGKDTDGQPRISLTRSLPGGTETNDFVLQRFYRNQRDVLILAHAVGFGIYGEIVQMLENAKHWEDVGYDVVSGTFTSGSENVVERPLVNSPSVLETPADVPLIRGQAANSFDEEVEAAVAEVRSFIEKGIHPHQILVVSLDDRTARSYFTKIADRLLAFGIPCNNIIIDKYSEPPFRIDGRVTLSTVYRAKGNEAAVVIVVGADAASLKARTGRNKLFVAFTRTKGWLRVFGMATKTFSQLAVEINAAVANSPRLRFTMPNMSQLNTIQRGLEEKHARLVEAKRRMERLKVSATNSPPFLCW from the coding sequence ATGCCGGTAACCTTCATCCCCACCATCGGGCGGCGCGAGAACGATGCCGTCGCGAACAACTTGGTTCGTGCAGTCCGTGCGGGAGAAGTATTTGGCCAAGCCGAGAAGATCGTTCTCTACGCGGGATGGCCACAGGTCAAAGATTACGACGGCCGCACTCATAGCTCCGATCTGACCGTGGTGGGAGAAGCGCATGGTATCAAGCTAGTCAAAATTTCGTTATCCTCCGATAAGGCGGACGTCAAACGGGATGCAATCAGCATTCTCCAAGCGGCAGCCACGACCGAATCCCTCATGGGCAAAAGCCTACAGCTGAAGAAGAAGCGCAGGCTGATTTTTGATGTCGTTCCGATCATCTACGCTCCGAACATTGATCCGAAACAATATGACAATGAAGAAGTTGAGTTCGCCGGCAGCGAAGGCGAACTCTTTCGCCTGCTCAAGGAAGAGAGCGGTGTACTCGATGGCACCCAGATTGCCGAGGTTCAAGCTATTATTGAAGGCGCAAAGGCGCTTGGGCAGATAGTGGATGCCGAGGAAGACGAGGAAGTGCATCCCATCGCCAGAGCATATCGCGACCTCGAAGCGGTGATTTACAATTTCGATGCAACACAGAGATCGGTTGCATTGACCGCTATTCAAGGACCCCAGCGCATTCGGGGTTTGGCCGGCACGGGTAAAACTGTCATCCTTGCGATGAAGGCAGCGCTTGCGCACATTGAAAATCCAAACGCCAAGATTCTAATTACATACTACACTCGGAGCCTCCGAGACATCATTGAACGGCTGATCACCCGGTTTCATCGGCATTTTGCCGAGGTCGATCCGAATTGGGATAATGTCCATGTTCGGCATGGCTGGGGACGGCAAAATCTGCCTGGCGTCTATCGCGATACATGTATCCGCGAAGGTGTGTCGCCGAAGTCGTACAATGAGGTTAGCAATGTCAGTGATCCGTTTGGAACTGTGTGCCGTGACTTGGTCGATAGAGGCGTCGTCGCGCCTTACTACGATGTTATTTTGGTAGATGAAGGTCAGGACTTTCCTGACGGCTTTTATCAAATGTGCTTCTATCTGGCAAAAGGCGAGCGTGACCGGAAGCAGATTATATGGGCATATGATGAGCTGCAAAACGTCTTCGACGTGAAGGTTCGCGAGCCCGAACAGTTGTTCGGGAAAGATACGGACGGGCAACCGCGCATCTCCCTGACGCGCAGCCTGCCAGGGGGAACGGAGACCAATGACTTCGTTCTTCAGCGCTTTTATCGAAATCAACGTGACGTGTTGATCCTCGCGCATGCGGTAGGTTTCGGCATCTACGGTGAAATTGTCCAGATGCTTGAAAATGCCAAGCATTGGGAGGACGTGGGCTATGACGTAGTGTCAGGAACGTTCACTTCTGGAAGCGAAAACGTTGTAGAGCGTCCGCTCGTGAACAGTCCCAGTGTCCTGGAAACGCCTGCTGACGTCCCGCTTATTCGAGGGCAGGCAGCCAATTCCTTTGACGAAGAAGTTGAAGCCGCCGTGGCAGAAGTGCGCTCGTTCATTGAGAAGGGCATTCATCCACATCAAATCCTGGTGGTGAGCTTGGATGATCGCACGGCCAGGAGCTACTTCACGAAGATTGCCGACCGACTTCTAGCCTTCGGAATACCTTGCAACAACATCATCATTGATAAATACAGCGAACCGCCGTTCCGGATCGACGGCAGAGTAACATTAAGCACGGTCTACCGTGCCAAGGGAAATGAGGCCGCGGTTGTGATCGTCGTTGGTGCCGACGCGGCATCGTTGAAGGCGAGAACCGGTCGCAATAAGCTGTTTGTTGCCTTTACCCGTACAAAGGGATGGTTGCGTGTTTTCGGTATGGCCACCAAAACCTTCTCGCAGTTGGCGGTCGAGATAAACGCGGCCGTGGCCAATAGCCCGCGACTTCGCTTCACAATGCCAAACATGAGCCAGCTGAATACGATCCAGCGTGGTTTGGAAGAGAAGCATGCCCGTCTGGTTGAGGCCAAACGTCGAATGGAGCGTTTGAAGGTGAGCGCGACGAACAGCCCACCTTTTCTTTGTTGGTAG
- the tnpA gene encoding IS66-like element accessory protein TnpA, translating to MVGDRADAMLEVMDEGMHEARHEGKYRRIEVITGRRQRRNWTDEEKAQILAESAEPDVNISAVARRWGVNRGLLNVWRRDAGLTSQRTAKACAQQAMFVPVTVVGDRTSRQESPSDVAHVAAGRIEIEIAGARLSVIGAVAPELAQAVVAALRGRR from the coding sequence ATGGTTGGAGATCGCGCTGATGCCATGCTTGAAGTCATGGATGAAGGCATGCATGAAGCCAGGCATGAGGGAAAGTATCGTCGGATCGAGGTGATCACCGGTCGGCGGCAGCGGCGGAATTGGACTGACGAGGAGAAGGCGCAGATCCTGGCGGAAAGCGCGGAACCTGACGTGAACATCTCGGCCGTTGCCCGGCGCTGGGGCGTCAATCGCGGCTTGCTGAACGTCTGGCGTCGGGACGCTGGGCTGACCTCTCAACGAACCGCGAAGGCCTGCGCGCAGCAGGCGATGTTCGTGCCGGTGACGGTGGTTGGCGATCGAACGTCACGCCAGGAATCGCCGTCGGATGTCGCCCACGTCGCCGCCGGTCGGATTGAGATCGAGATTGCCGGGGCGCGGCTGAGCGTTATCGGCGCAGTGGCGCCCGAGTTGGCGCAGGCGGTAGTAGCGGCGTTGCGAGGGCGCCGGTGA